The DNA segment GGAGGTGACAAAAGAGAAAAAGGATCATGATGTTATTGGAACGATTATTAGCATCATACCAAATAAAGAACTTTCTTATACTTGGAACTTTACAACGAAACCAGAATATAATAAAAATACTATTGTTACTTGGAAACTTGAACAGCTAGACAATGATAAAACGAAAATTACTTTAATTCATAGCGGCTTTACAAATGTAGATAGAATTCAATATGATGAACATAATGAGGGCTGGGATTGGTATACCAAAAGACTCGAGAATTTTGTTAGAGATTAGGTAAATAAGGATAGGCCATAAGAGTAATCAACCTATAAGATTAAGAACACATAGCAATCTACTTTCGATAAATTTGCGAGATAAATTCACTAGCCGGACATATTAGCACCTTTAGAATTAGTTTATGAGATCGCAAACTAGTAGGGTTCTATAACATTGAATAGCACAACGAATTCCCGGATATGATTATGCATTCTAGTGCTTGATGTCTGACGGATTTGGTATGACGTTTAGTAACAGTCTGGGCGCGTGGGGATTAAGTTCCTAGTGGTAGTAGGGTTCTAATGCAATGAAAAGTTTTCAATGTCTAGAGATACAGAAGGTAAATGGAATACAGTGATGACAAATACTATTTATCAAATCTCTGAGGCATGGATTGTGATGACTCTATCACATAGTTCTTTCACACATATTCATATCCCAGATTCAAAGTGTCTCTGGTGTCTTCATCGGTAAATGTCCATGGATCCATTATCGAATCAATACCTGAGAGACCTGGAACCTCACTTGGATGGTCTTTTTGCCATTCCGCCCATAATCGATCACAATATTTAATCCTTCTCTTATTATCTAATTTGTGATCTATCAAATAACCCTTGGATTATTGTTAATTGGTATATTAACATTAAATTCAATATACCTTATTGACGTTCATAATTTGAATTCTCAGATAAACATTTACCGAGTTTAGTTGATTTACTAAATCTTATACACATCAAATCAAAGAATGCCATTTTTTATGACATGGTAACAGTCTGAAAGTATAATGATTAATGGCAATATGAGAATTCTAAAATTAAATATCGAAACGGATTCTTAAGTATTAAATAGATATTGAAGTTATGGAATTAAATAAATATAATATAAAGGTAATTACAATTTTACATAAAAATAATACATATCATAAGGTATAATTTTCTAAAGCATATTTTTGTTCACCTATGAGACCTTTCAGACTTAGTTCCTTGTTTAAAACCTCAGAAGGCGGATTTTATACATTATCGATATGTCGGTTCACAAAATTAATAAATCGTATATTAAGAATATAATTTTCTTTAGCCTATCGGTAGCAGGAATATTCTCCTACCAATACAGTCAGAATGTAACCCATCGATATAATATATCTTCCACTTTGAAATATAATCACTCAATGAAATAAAAGAATGAAATTCCAATATTGAATTCTATTCTGTCAAATTTTATGTTTGTGGAGCAGAGATGGGTTGACCTAAATCAGTTATCCCAAACAATCGCAAAAGTCCTTCAAATCCTACATAACCAACTACAAAACCCATCAATAACCCACCCCAAAAATCTTCTACGGTTATGAAGGATTGTACATCTTTTCGACG comes from the Candidatus Nitrosocosmicus arcticus genome and includes:
- a CDS encoding SRPBCC family protein is translated as MKEKDYDAIRKEIVINASVDKVYSALIDPELLTQWFPNIATIEPWAGGKVFFRFSKEVTKEKKDHDVIGTIISIIPNKELSYTWNFTTKPEYNKNTIVTWKLEQLDNDKTKITLIHSGFTNVDRIQYDEHNEGWDWYTKRLENFVRD